The window TTGAAGAAGCTGTTAAAGAGTCAAAATGGCGAAAAGCTATGGATGATGAAATATTTTCCATAGAGAAGAATAATACTTGGGAGATAAATAAGCTTCCAAAAGGGCACAAGACTATTGGCGTCAAGTGGGTTTTCAAGACGAAGCTAAAAGAAAATGGTGAAGTTGATAAATACAAGGCGCGTTTAGTCGCGAAAGGCTACAAGCAAGAGTTTGTAGTGTTGATTATAAAGAGATTTTTGCTCCTGTTGCAAGGATGGACACAATCAGGTTGGTTATTGCTTTGGCTGCACAACACTAGTGGCCCATCTTCCAATTGGATGTCAAATCAGCATTCTTACATGGAGACTTGAAAGAATAGGTATTTATCGATCAACCTCCTGGTTATGTGAAGAAAGAAAATGAGCATAAAGTGTATAAGCTGAATAAGGCTTTATATGGACTAAAACAAGCCCCTAGGGCTTGGTATGGTCGTATAGAAGCTTATTTTTTGCGGGAGGGCTTTAAAAAGTGTCCATATGAACACACTCTTTTCGTCAAGACGGGAGAAGGAGGAAAATTGCTTATTGTGTGCCTTTATGTGGATGATCTCATTTTCACCGGAAATGATAGCTGTGTTTGAAAAGTTTAAGAGGTCTATGATGCAAGAATTTGATGTCGGATTTGGGAAAGATGCATTATTTTCTTGGACTTGAAGTCACTCAATCTGCTGTTGGAATATTCATTTGTCAAAAGAAATACGTTGGAGAAAATTTAGAGAGGTTTCAAATGGAAAATTGCAATTTTGTGTCTACACCAGTAGAGTATGGTCTGAAGTTGACAAATGATCCTCAAGGAAGAAGAGTGGACAGCAGGTACATTAAACAAATTGTGGGGAGTTTAATGTATTTGTCTGCTACAAGACCGGACATCATGTATGCTGTAAACTTGATTAGCAGGTACATGGAAGACCCAAAGGAGATACATCTTCTTGTTGCTAAGAGGATTTTGAGGTACTTAAAAGGTACCATGGAATTTGGGTTGTTCTACAAGATGGGAGATAAGTCATCTTTAATTGGTTTTACTGATAGTGATTTCGCAGGAGATCCTGATGATAGAAAGAGTACTTCTGGTTTTGTTTTTATGGTCGGTTCAGCAGCTATTTTGTGGTCATCTAAAAAGCAACCAATAGTCACATTGTCTACCACGGAGGCTGAATATGTTGCTGCAAATTCATGTGCTTGTCAAGCAATATGGTTAAGAAGAATTCTTGAGAAGCAATATAGTTATGTTTCCAGTTTCCTAGTTAATCACTTATTTCCTTGTTATTTGAATTTCCTAGTCAGGTTCCCATTAAATAGGAACAAGAATGTAGTGCCTTAGTGGGTTAGTAGGTTATTTCTCTAAAGATAGGTTGTAACTGTGATGTTAGTGGGGTTATCGAGTACCCATGTAATTACTCTGTAAAGCCTATATAAGGCTAGACTTGCTGTAAATATTATCTATGTTGTTCTCACTACAACTTCTTTCAGTTTTCATTGTTTATCATAtgtaaaatccaaaaaaaaaaaaattgtaaaacaaAACACTTATTTTTCTGGTAGCTGAAATTTTAAGGTTTATACATTTAGGGAAAATACCAATTTACCCAAAATGGCCCATATTTATAATAttacccgaaatggcccttttatacattattatacacttttattcAAGGTTTATACATtatacttttatacaaggtttatacattATCTAAAGTAAgtatataatgttgtatatccTGTGTATAAAcactgttgcaaaaaaaaaagttggctatgcggatataaattaaaaaatatatggcTACGTCAGTGTAATATTTCATGCtgaattgtatattattgaaattatcccCATTCAATAAACTTAAAATAGATCCAGATTATATaaaatccaagaaaaaaaaagaaaaaaaaaagaaacacttACTTTTCTGGTAGCTTTACTGAATCTACATGCTTCTTCCCTTTAGCTGAAGAAGAAGAAACTCTAACTCGGGTTGTTTCACCTGGCGGGTCGGGTCGGGTTTCACATCCCGAGTCGGGTTCGGTTTGCAGAGCTTCTGTGCGGCTTGTCGGATATCTTTCAATGAAAGTGGTGCTCCGATTACGAGTCCGGCGAGGAGCAGTGATTGGCTTCTCGGGTGTTTTGGAGCTCCATGGATCCATAGATGGAGCCCCGGTAGATGATGCATCATTCGGGTTGGATCCGATTTGGAGTTTCTTCTTTGACTTGAATGTATGTAATATTGAAGAAGGTTGAGTAGATGACtccattaattaaaaaaaatagattaaCAAAATAAATTAAGAGATCTGTTTAAGCTAAGATTAAGAAACTGatgactatttttttattttttttttggcagagAGTTGCAGAGGGAAATGTGAAGAGGTACTATATGTAGTAGCATTTTTCTGGCGGGAAAGATGCTGACGTGGCTATTACGCCAGGTCAGAATTGACGCTAATTAGCGGGAAAGCTGAGGTGGGGCTGATGTATTTACCTGCCACATAAGATTTTGGCGCGAAATTTTATTAGCGGGAGAGGCTCATGGGCTGTACTTTGAGAACCTTGGATTGTTGCAATTTGGGTCATTTACACTTTTGTCCTATTTTGTGTTGGTATTTAATTTTGTCCTtgtaacaaataatttttttcggGAAAGATATTGTTCATCTATACTCCGCTTACTTTTATGCTCCTAAAATTATTTATTCGAAATATCCCAAAAATTATGATACCAATATGGTATAAAATATACTGTGATAGTATtatgttcatttattcaaaacacatctttttctaaaaaaaaaaagaacctctATAATATCATCATTTTATAGACATATACTGTGATAGTATCATGAAAAATTGCTTCACTCCTTCAATGAAACACTTCAAAgacatccataataccatcatggtatatacatatactgatatggtatcatagaggactaaaAGAAGGACTCAAGTAGTCCTCCATGATATTATACTGCGATGGTATTATGGAGGAAGGATATTGGGCGAGGGGTTTTTTgggtaaatattttttttggttgGGTAAGAAGCGAAATTAGTTTAGAAGGGGGCGTAAGCGAGTAAATATATTGTATTTTAGCATATTTTGTATTGTTTTCCTTAAATTTATTGCgggacataaatttatattttcgcataATAATAAGTTATGTCGGAATGAATTTTGCCCTTAAACAACTTATGCCCCCACTAGAAATAAAGACTTGGTATAGGTTGTTACAATTCTTTTCttcatttatttctctttttaagtaacgtttattttattttatttttattcttaattTATTGAAGCTAGATTTACTAAATAATTAAATTTAGTGTAATTGGTAATAAATGAAAGAATTGCATCTGATTTGTAGATGTTTGATAGTATATGGACTACAATTATAgtctattttaaaaataaaaataaaagaacttATAAAATCATTTTATATTTTCTGAAAGTTAATACTAATAACACGTAATTGATGAGAAGTTGCAGAGCTATGTAGTAGCATTTTTGGGTGGGAAATATGAGGTGGATGCTGACGTGGCAACTATGCCAGTCAAAATTGGTGCCATATAACGGGAAAGCTGAGGTGGAGGCTGATGTGATTAACTTCCCATGTCAGATTTGGCGCCAAACTTTCTTAGCGGGAAAGGGCCATGGGCCGTAACTAGTGGAATGTAATTTGCCAAATTGGTTTGTTACTAGtaaaattattttattcatttctctttttatattgtttgatgtttGTGACCGGTACAAGTATTTTCAATACGTATTTCTCTTTTTATACTTATTTATTTGAAGCTAGCTTTACTTGTGGAATTGGTAATAAACGAAAGAATGGTCTATGATTTATaatattttgctatatatgaaTTACTTATATAGACTTCTTTAATACAAAATAGATTAATCTTGATATAGATTCTTGACCCTGCTCCAGCACTTGTTTCGCACTCGGACAACTTGGTTCCTAGAATAATCAATTGGTTTAGCTGCTTCGAGTATTTTTGAATGTTTAGCTTTGGACAGAAGAAGTCACTCCTTCCATTCTAATTTGTTTGAACGTTAACCAATTTGGGAGTCAAACAACTCTTTCTTTGACTACGATTTTCTCCAACTCTTTCTTGTATTGTGAATTGTTAATTGTgcagacttatagtattttttatgtatttttcaaatatgtaaattttattataaaatacttgaaaattttatatttaaaattaagTCAAAGGAAAACTTGTATGACTCACAAATTGGTCAAccttcaaacaaattgggacggagggagtatgatttgggattccaaatcatgatttcaattttaaaaaaaaatgtaaaacttgacctaAAAGTTTAtactttgtaaaaaaaaattataattttgtagatatatttaccaacaatttatatcaaatattaaacgatctgcaagttggtagtatatttatagcatattaaagagtagttacactacagtacatgttcaatttttctttttattgaactaaagtttgatcaattgatgttgtattttttagaaaggccttatagtagtgtattaattttgttatgaattatattttctcatttggtaagattgtataagtttgatggtttcacaacttgtgggaaTTTTATGTCTATGAGACAAAATACAATTTAAAAaatccaaattacatgtccaaaaaaaataaattcaacttcaaatcgtcaTGATTTCAAATTATTAATTTCATATCATGTCCAAGTGACTCCTTACTTTCTTTTTGTCTATTTTTAAAAAGGTATTTTTTTAATTGCAACATTCATATTCTGCCATCATAAATTTTTAAGATTCAAGAAAATGTTAAATTCGTATAAAGGGTTCAAATGAATATTAAAATGGCAGGCCTTAAAATTTGAACCTGGTCTAAactaatttttcaatttttttccacTAAACCAAAGAATACCTTATCACACGCTAGTGGTAAAATTTACTCACATTATATTGAGTGCTCACACCAAATAAGTAGATACATAACATGTGTTTGCACATAGAATACTATCATTTTATTATGGTAAATTaatttatatttccgctttattAAATTAATAAACCACAATAAGTTTAATTGGTTTGATGTAAACATCGGTATGAGTAAGCATCTGCTCAAACTTGCTATGTCACTCCCTATACACCTTTTTAGTTTAAAACATTATGATCAAATAttctttatatttttaaaattcatCAATCAAATAAGACGaaaaaatggagggagtaatcTCCAAAAGAAATGAAAATCGTGACTGCAGGAGATAGTAACACAAAAGGCCACCCAACTATGAGTAATGATCTTCCAAGTTCATGTTTCTTTGTTTTGTAAcaataaagtcactcaacttttcTTATATCACATCAAAAGTCACTCAATAAATATTTGgccaatctatatataatataaagctaggcatacagaaggtgatgtggcacctctctatgacctagaatcatatttatcttttttctccttttttgacatttttctctcttctttggtTTATTTTCTcttcaacatcattattatttatttaaaCTGCAATTAAGGATATGTCAGCATTGAATTTTAAGGTGAATAATCATATATTAATAGCTTTATACGGTCATTGTGCAAAGTGGGTATATGGAGAAGGAAGAGATTTAAATGCCTCAATTATCACATATGTTACTAATCCACCATTTCCTCTTCCCTCATTGTAACTGTAGACATGCATTGATAGTGAGAATTGAGAGGTTTGAGTTTAGGATATATAGTAAATGTTTATAATTTTTAGAGTCTCCAGAACATGACACTCAAAAAGATAAAAANNNNNNNNNNNNNNNNNNNNNNNNNNNNNNNNNNNNNNNNNNNNNNNNNNNNNNNNNNNNNNNNNNNNNNNNNNNNNNNNNNNNNNNNNNNNNNNNNNNNNNNNNNNNNNNNNNNNNNNNNNNNNNNNNNNNNNNNNNNNNNNNNNNNNNNNNNNNNNNNNNNNNNNNNNNNNNNNNNNNNNNNNNNNNNNNNNNNNNNNNNNNNNNNNNNNNNNNNNNNNNNNNNNNNNNNNNNNNNNNNNNNNNNNNNNNNNNNNNNNNNNNNNNNNNNNNNNNNNNNNNNNNNNNNNNNNNNNNNNNNNNNNNNNNNNNNNNNNNNNNNNNNNNNNNNNNNNNNNNNNNNNNNNNNNNNNNNNNNNNNNNNNNNNNNNNNNNNNNNNNNNNNNNNNNNNNNNNNNNNNNNNNNNNNNNNNNNNNNNNNNNNNNNNNNNNNNNNNNNNNNNNNNNNNNNNNNNNNNNNNNNNNNNNNNNNNNNNNNNNNNNNNNNNNNNNNNNNNNNNTTTCATATTTCACACTTATCACCTCTTTCCACAAGGATTGTTCATTGGAAGCAAATCTCCAAAGCCATTTCATCAAAAGGCTTTGGTTTTGAGCTTTCAAATTCTTGATTCCAGGCCCCCTGCCTTTTTGCTTCCTATTAGAGCCTCCCATTTAACCAGATGGATCTTCTTAGTATCACTGTTACCCTTCCAAAGGAAGTTCCTTCTCAAGAGATCCAATCTCTCAATAACTCTCTTAGGAATGGGGAATAGGGAAATCATGTATGTGGGCATGGCATCCAAAACACTATTGATCAGTGTTAatctctctccccccccccccccccccccccccccaaaaaaaaaaacccaaaggATAGATATTGGCTTTTCCAGTTCACTAGCCTTTTTTCACATCTCTCAACCACCCCATTCCATATTCCTATGGACCTGCTTTTAGCACCAAGGGGCATGCCTAAATAAACAGTTGACAATTCCCCAGATCTACCTCCCAGAACCTCAATCAAGGAGGGCAAATTAGTTACCTCATTTACTGGATATAAGAAGCTTTTATTCCAGTTTATGTGTAAACCTGATACTGCTTCAAAAAGGATAAAGATCACCCTAAGAATCTTTAGTTGCTCCCTGTCAGCATCACAAAAGATCAGAGTATCATCAGCATAGTGGAGATGAGTAATCTCCATAGCTTCCCCCACTCTGTTTGTCTATTTTGACTTGGCATGGAGTTTAAGAGtgtcttttgaatcttgtggcctTAAAGTAATGTACCAAAATGTTGTTTAATCCTGTGGTTTAAGCATGTCATTTGGAAATTTGGAATTAAGgagttgccaaaaaaggaaagagacattcttttgaaacgaactaaaaaggaaagtaagacaaacaaattgaaatggagggagtacatAGAAAATGTCGTCCATAGGAAATATTTTCGCTTGTGAAATCATTTACTGATACTCGTTTTCCAAAGTGAAGACCCAGTAGCAAACCTAAATGTAAAAGAGCTAGCTTGAGACCTCCAGGTTAATCTTCATTTTCCTATTTTATAGTAGATGCCTACGGTTTTGGACTAGGGTTTAAGGTTTTATGCTTATTTTCAGATTTGGGCATTTCGTTCTGCAAATTACTATGATGTTTTTGGTTGCTTTTATtattgggtgtgtttggtatgagggAAAAAATTTCCACAGAAATCATCTCTCCCACGCGAAATCACAGCTACAAAAATGGGTTTCGGAGCCCTAAGATCAATAATCCGACCCGTTTTTTCAAGAGCACTCTTATCGACCCGGCCCGTATCCGCATTCAACTCTCCGGCGACAACAATATCTCCGGGTATTAATAATCTTCATTTTTCAGTTATAATCAGTTTTTATTATTGACTTACAACATTTAAGTATTTTTGGGTGCTGTTGATATAGACGAATAaaaattacgctctatgtctacTGGGAGAATATATTTACGCCACATAAcacatattttgagtttgttacccggTTTAGCCCCATAGTTgtatataaactctttacactCTTTACAGTTATTTGCAACCTAGGGTTTTGGACAAGGGTTTAAGGTTTTATCTCATTTTTAGATTTGGGCGTTTCAATCTGCTAATTATGGTATAGACGAATATCTTTTACAACAtagagggtgtgtttggtatgagggGAAATGGtttccaagaaaatattttctcggGAAATAAGTGATTTTCTTTTGTTTGGTACTCAAGTtgaaaaatgtcattttaagaGCAGTCGCATATATTCAAAGCAAAACACTATGAAGTTTTTTAATTCGGAGTGTAACTTCGTGGTGGGGGTAGGCATATAAGAGGTGGGGTAAGCAGTGGGGGGGTTGAGGTGGATATGGGTGGTGGTTGGGGTAGGCTGGTAGGGGGTGTGGATGGATGGTGCTAGTGTGGTTTTATGCCAAATttttaaggaaaacatttttcataggAGCTTAGTCATTAAAATATAAGACTTTCCGATTTAGGGTTCCATGAATTCCACCATTCAGTTGTGCTTTTCACAGCTTAACTGATAGTCGATTACCAAAGTTGAAGAGCTAGCTTGAGACCTCCAGGTTAATCTTCATCGTCCTATTTTATAGTAGTTGATTTGCAACCTG is drawn from Lycium barbarum isolate Lr01 chromosome 8, ASM1917538v2, whole genome shotgun sequence and contains these coding sequences:
- the LOC132604926 gene encoding secreted RxLR effector protein 161-like; this encodes MSDLGKMHYFLGLEVTQSAVGIFICQKKYVGENLERFQMENCNFVSTPVEYGLKLTNDPQGRRVDSRYIKQIVGSLMYLSATRPDIMYAVNLISRYMEDPKEIHLLVAKRILRYLKGTMEFGLFYKMGDKSSLIGFTDSDFAGDPDDRKSTSGFVFMVGSAAILWSSKKQPIVTLSTTEAEYVAANSCACQAIWLRRILEKQYSYVSSFLVNHLFPCYLNFLVRFPLNRNKNVVP